One part of the Malus sylvestris chromosome 2, drMalSylv7.2, whole genome shotgun sequence genome encodes these proteins:
- the LOC126598795 gene encoding uncharacterized protein LOC126598795, which translates to MTDFEPLQQKPESADACADFERGFEEFMRGHLDECMSFASCSSPRNPDDEDDEGEQLVRRRRRLDLEGDDLAESSAARCHHSRILSRWAARQAQEMITTIERRNRESELMALAGLHTVSMLDSSFLRESQSPTSRRQGAVERPSTQASAILQMWRELEDEHVLDRARERVRERLRHRRSVEANTNESTTNMSESRGTENQGSLADASESENEFGTWSHDQIGSQREHGANDVSSREQSPDLGEVERERVRQIVRGWMETGISDHSSNVAQRNNSPRSEWLGETERERVRIVREWVQMASQQRGARGGHRDDQVASGGAQIDRAHDGTVTDHEEGQADHIRRDMRRLRGRQALIDLLVRIERERQRELECLVEHRAVSDFAHRNRIQSLLRGRFLRNERPVEEERPPSMAAGELVQLRQRHTVSGLREGFRSTLENIVRGQVGSQTDSTTNGNINDFRSEYTQTSASQDVQQENNDQLQPGSQATDINQLPDQTGSLESNTTDELLDWQETTNQGGNWQEPVAENDTRNWQQPTFGQLNEWRDGNSEDTAENWQGNSVDNWPEETTRNVDGEADHRQEARRIWHENGTREAVGNWAAGPSGPVRNRRSVPIRRFNRFHPPDDDNVYSMELRELLSRRSVSNLLRSGFRESLDQLIQSYVERRSHAPIDWELHRNLPTPTPASPEHDQEQQRDEQNEDQHDAINRPSLVLPSPPVPPPQPLWHQDLHHTGWSRHSMHRSEIEWEMINDLRADMARLQQGMSHMQRMLEACMDMQLELQRSVRQEVSAALNRSSGEKGLGAETSEDGSKWGHVRKGTCCVCCDSQIDSLLYRCGHMCTCSKCANELIRGGGKCPLCRAPIVEVIRAYSIL; encoded by the exons ATGACGGATTTTGAGCCGTTACAACAGAAACCAGAATCCGCTGATGCCTGTGCCGATTTTGAGCGTGGATTTGAGGAATTCATGCGGGGGCACTTGGATGAATGTATGTCATTTGCATCATGTAGTTCTCCTCGTAATCCTGATGATGAAGATGACGAGGGTGAGCAGCTTGTGCGGAGGAGACGCAGGTTGGATTTGGAGGGCGATGATTTAGCAGAGTCATCTGCTGCGCGGTGCCACCACTCGCGGATTTTGAGCCGTTGGGCTGCGCGGCAGGCACAGGAGATGATAACAACGATTGAGAGGAGGAATCGTGAATCAGAGTTGATGGCACTTGCAGGGCTGCACACGGTTTCAATGCTTGACTCCTCATTCTTGAGGGAGTCGCAGTCTCCTACCTCAAGGCGGCAGGGGGCTGTGGAGAGGCCAAGCACTCAGGCATCAGCAATATTGCAAATGTGGAGGGAGTTAGAGGATGAGCATGTGTTGGATAGAGCGCGTGAAAGAGTGAGGGAAAGGTTGAGGCATAGGAGGAGTGTTGAGGCTAATACTAATGAGTCCACCACAAATATGTCTGAAAGTCGGGGGACTGAGAATCAGGGTAGTTTGGCGGAtgcaagtgagagtgagaatgAGTTTGGAACTTGGTCACATGATCAAATAGGTTCACAACGTGAACATGGTGCTAATGACGTTTCTAGTAGAGAGCAATCTCCTGATCTTGGCGaagtcgagagggagagagtgaggcaGATTGTACGGGGATGGATGGAAACTGGGATTAGTGATCATTCGTCCAATGTTGCTCAGAGAAACAATAGTCCCAGATCAGAGTGGCTTGGTGAGACAGAGCGTGAAAGGGTGAGAATTGTACGTGAGTGGGTACAAATGGCAAGTCAGCAAAGAGGAGCTCGTGGGGGCCACAGGGATGATCAAGTTGCCAGTGGCGGTGCCCAAATTGATCGAGCTCATGATGGGACGGTTACTGATCATGAAGAAGGCCAAGCAGACCACATTCGCAGGGACATGCGGAGATTGCGTGGAAGACAAGCTCTAATTGATTTGCTTGTAAGGATTGAGAGGGAACGACAAAGGGAGCTCGAGTGTTTGGTGGAGCATCGGGCAGTCTCTGATTTTGCTCATCGTAACCGCATTCAG TCATTACTCAGAGGTAGATTCCTGCGAAATGAAAGACCTGTTGAAGAAGAAAGACCGCCTTCCATGGCTGCTGGTGAATTAGTTCAGTTGAGGCAGAGACACACAGTTTCTGGTTTAAG GGAAGGGTTCCGCTCCACGTTAGAAAATATTGTTCGTGGTCAAGTTGGCAGCCAAACTGATTCTACAACTAATGGTAATATTAATGATTTTAGAAGCGAGTATACTCAAACAAGTGCTTCACAGGATGTCCAACAGGAAAATAATGATCAATTGCAGCCTGGCAGTCAGGCAACTGACATCAATCAGTTGCCAGATCAAACGGGTAGCTTGGAGAGCAACACTACTGATGAGCTTCTAGATTGGCAAGAAACTACTAATCAAGGAGGGAATTGGCAGGAACCAGTGGCCGAAAATGACACACGAAACTGGCAGCAGCCAACCTTTGgtcaattgaatgaatggaGAGATGGTAATTCCGAAGATACGGCTGAAAATTGGCAAGGAAATTCAGTCGATAATTGGCCTGAGGAAACAACGAGAAACGTTGATGGAGAAGCAGATCATCGACAAGAAGCCCGGAGAATTTGGCATGAGAATGGTACTCGGGAGGCTGTTGGAAATTGGGCCGCAGGGCCTTCTGGTCCAGTGAGAAATCGCCGCTCCGTTCCAATTAGAAGATTCAATAGATTTCATCCGCCAGATGATGATAATGTGTACAGCATGGAACTCAGGGAACTTCTGAGCAG GAGAAGTGTCTCTAATCTTCTTCGCAGTGGGTTCCGTGAAAGTCTGGACCAACTGATTCAGTCATATGTTGAAAGGCGAAGTCATGCTCCCATTGATTGGGAATTGCATAGAAACTTGCCAACACCAACTCCAGCTTCACCAGAGCATGATCAGGAGCAACAGCGGGATGAGCAGAATGAAGATCAACATGATGCCATCAACAGACCTTCACTTGTTCTACCATCTCCACCAGTGCCCCCACCACAGCCATTATGGCATCAGGACTTACATCACACAGGCTGGTCTCGTCATAGCATGCATCGTTCAGAAATT GAATGGGAGATGATTAATGATCTCAGAGCAGACATGGCAAGACTTCAGCAAGGCATGAGTCACATGCAGAGGATGTTGGAGGCCTGCATGGATATGCAATTGGAGTTGCAACGATCTGTCAGACAGGAAGTCTCTGCAGCTTTGAATCGTTCATCTGGTGAAAAAG GTTTGGGCGCTGAGACATCAGAGGATGGGTCCAAATGGGGTCATGTGAGAAAAGGGACCTGTTGTGTGTGTTGTGATAGTCAAATCGATTCTCTCTTGTACAG ATGCGGGCACATGTGCACTTGTTCAAAATGTGCGAACGAGTTGATTCGTGGCGGAGGGAAGTGCCCACTTTGTCGGGCACCGATTGTTGAGGTGATTCGAGCATACTCCATACTGTAA